In Elephas maximus indicus isolate mEleMax1 chromosome 4, mEleMax1 primary haplotype, whole genome shotgun sequence, a genomic segment contains:
- the ZNF641 gene encoding zinc finger protein 641 isoform X3 translates to MAAALLAAGSQGLVTIKDVSLCFSQEEWRSLDPSQTDFYGEYVMQENCGIVVSLRFPIPKLDMLSQLEGGEEQWVPDPQDLEDRDILRVTYTGDGSEHEGDTPELEAEPPRMLSSVSEDTVLWNPEQDESWDSMPRSSRGMLLGPPFLQEDSFSNLLCNTEMDSLLRPHTCPQCGKQFVWGSHLARHQQTHTGERPYSCLKCEKSFGRRHHLIRHQKTHLHDKPSRCSECGKNFRCNSHLASHQRVHAEGRSCKPPEAGESTGARKRQRTPPVPKCHVCTECGKSFGRRHHLVRHWLTHTGEKPFQCPRCEKSFGRKHHLDRHLLTHQGQSPRSSWDRGTSVF, encoded by the exons ATGGCAGCTGCACTGCTGGCAGCTGGATCACAG GGCCTGGTAACCATTAAGGATGTGTCGCTGTGCTTCTCTCAGGAGGAGTGGCGGAGCCTGGACCCCTCTCAGACAGACTTTTATGGAGAATATGTCATGCAGGAAAACTGTGGGATAGTGGTCTCTCTGA GATTTCCAATTCCCAAACTGGACATGCTTTCTCAACTAGAAGGCGGGGAAGAACAGTGGGTCCCTGATCCCCAAGACTTGGAGGACAGGGACATCCTAAGGGTTACATATACAG GAGATGGAAGTGAGCACGAGGGGGACACCCCTGAACTAGAAGCAGAACCTCCCAGAATGTTATCCAGTGTGTCTGAAGATACTGTTCTCTGGAATCCAGAACAGGATGAAAGCTGGGATTCCATGCCCAGGAGCTCCAGAGGAATGCTCCTGGGCCCACCTTTTCTTCAGGAAGATAGTTTCTCCAACCTTCTGTGTAACACAGAGATGGATTCCCTTTTGAGACCCCACACATGCCCTCAGTGTGGGAAACAGTTTGTGTGGGGCTCCCACCTTGCCAGGCACCAGCAAACCCACACTGGGGAGAGGCCCTACAGCTGCCTCAAGTGTGAGAAGAGCTTTGGGCGAAGACATCACCTGATTCGGCACCAGAAAACCCACCTACATGACAAGCCCAGCAGGTGCTCTGAGTGTGGCAAGAATTTCCGGTGCAACTCTCATCTGGCCAGCCACCAGAGAGTGCATGCAGAAGGCAGATCCTGCAAGCCTCCAGAGGCTGGGGAAAGCACTGGTGCTAGGAAACGGCAGCGTACCCCACCAGTGCCAAAGTGCCATGTGTGCACCGAGTGTGGGAAGAGCTTTGGCCGAAGGCACCACCTGGTGAGACACTGGCTGACCCACACTGGGGAGAAGCCCTTCCAGTGCCCTCGCTGTGAGAAGAGTTTTGGCCGCAAACATCACCTGGACAGGCACTTGCTGACCCACCAGGGACAAAGTCCCCGGAGTAGCTGGGACAGAGGGACATCTGTCTTTTGA
- the ZNF641 gene encoding zinc finger protein 641 isoform X2, with protein MLSEQTAALGAGWESMNVQLDGAEPQVERRRQEEGPWRTSPGPLEHLCCDLEEEQQSLQEKAQSAPWVPAIPQEGSTGDWEMAAALLAAGSQGLVTIKDVSLCFSQEEWRSLDPSQTDFYGEYVMQENCGIVVSLRFPIPKLDMLSQLEGGEEQWVPDPQDLEDRDILRVTYTGDGSEHEGDTPELEAEPPRMLSSVSEDTVLWNPEQDESWDSMPRSSRGMLLGPPFLQEDSFSNLLCNTEMDSLLRPHTCPQCGKQFVWGSHLARHQQTHTGERPYSCLKCEKSFGRRHHLIRHQKTHLHDKPSRCSECGKNFRCNSHLASHQRVHAEGRSCKPPEAGESTGARKRQRTPPVPKCHVCTECGKSFGRRHHLVRHWLTHTGEKPFQCPRCEKSFGRKHHLDRHLLTHQGQSPRSSWDRGTSVF; from the exons ATGCTTTCAGAACAGACAGCAGCCCTGGGGGCCGGATGGGAGTCCATGAATGTCCAGCTAGATGGAGCAGAGCCCCAGGTGGAAAGGAGACGCCAGGAAGAGGGGCCATGGAGAACATCTCCAGGGCCACTGGAACACCTGTGCTGTGACCTTGAAGAGGAGCAGCAGTCTCTTCAGGAGAAGG CTCAGTCAGCTCCTTGGGTTCCTGCCATTCCCCAGGAGGGAAGCACTGGAGACTGGGAGATGGCAGCTGCACTGCTGGCAGCTGGATCACAG GGCCTGGTAACCATTAAGGATGTGTCGCTGTGCTTCTCTCAGGAGGAGTGGCGGAGCCTGGACCCCTCTCAGACAGACTTTTATGGAGAATATGTCATGCAGGAAAACTGTGGGATAGTGGTCTCTCTGA GATTTCCAATTCCCAAACTGGACATGCTTTCTCAACTAGAAGGCGGGGAAGAACAGTGGGTCCCTGATCCCCAAGACTTGGAGGACAGGGACATCCTAAGGGTTACATATACAG GAGATGGAAGTGAGCACGAGGGGGACACCCCTGAACTAGAAGCAGAACCTCCCAGAATGTTATCCAGTGTGTCTGAAGATACTGTTCTCTGGAATCCAGAACAGGATGAAAGCTGGGATTCCATGCCCAGGAGCTCCAGAGGAATGCTCCTGGGCCCACCTTTTCTTCAGGAAGATAGTTTCTCCAACCTTCTGTGTAACACAGAGATGGATTCCCTTTTGAGACCCCACACATGCCCTCAGTGTGGGAAACAGTTTGTGTGGGGCTCCCACCTTGCCAGGCACCAGCAAACCCACACTGGGGAGAGGCCCTACAGCTGCCTCAAGTGTGAGAAGAGCTTTGGGCGAAGACATCACCTGATTCGGCACCAGAAAACCCACCTACATGACAAGCCCAGCAGGTGCTCTGAGTGTGGCAAGAATTTCCGGTGCAACTCTCATCTGGCCAGCCACCAGAGAGTGCATGCAGAAGGCAGATCCTGCAAGCCTCCAGAGGCTGGGGAAAGCACTGGTGCTAGGAAACGGCAGCGTACCCCACCAGTGCCAAAGTGCCATGTGTGCACCGAGTGTGGGAAGAGCTTTGGCCGAAGGCACCACCTGGTGAGACACTGGCTGACCCACACTGGGGAGAAGCCCTTCCAGTGCCCTCGCTGTGAGAAGAGTTTTGGCCGCAAACATCACCTGGACAGGCACTTGCTGACCCACCAGGGACAAAGTCCCCGGAGTAGCTGGGACAGAGGGACATCTGTCTTTTGA
- the ZNF641 gene encoding zinc finger protein 641 isoform X1, whose amino-acid sequence MWSQFGFAAKMLSEQTAALGAGWESMNVQLDGAEPQVERRRQEEGPWRTSPGPLEHLCCDLEEEQQSLQEKAQSAPWVPAIPQEGSTGDWEMAAALLAAGSQGLVTIKDVSLCFSQEEWRSLDPSQTDFYGEYVMQENCGIVVSLRFPIPKLDMLSQLEGGEEQWVPDPQDLEDRDILRVTYTGDGSEHEGDTPELEAEPPRMLSSVSEDTVLWNPEQDESWDSMPRSSRGMLLGPPFLQEDSFSNLLCNTEMDSLLRPHTCPQCGKQFVWGSHLARHQQTHTGERPYSCLKCEKSFGRRHHLIRHQKTHLHDKPSRCSECGKNFRCNSHLASHQRVHAEGRSCKPPEAGESTGARKRQRTPPVPKCHVCTECGKSFGRRHHLVRHWLTHTGEKPFQCPRCEKSFGRKHHLDRHLLTHQGQSPRSSWDRGTSVF is encoded by the exons GTCACAATTTGGGTTTGCAGCCAAAATGCTTTCAGAACAGACAGCAGCCCTGGGGGCCGGATGGGAGTCCATGAATGTCCAGCTAGATGGAGCAGAGCCCCAGGTGGAAAGGAGACGCCAGGAAGAGGGGCCATGGAGAACATCTCCAGGGCCACTGGAACACCTGTGCTGTGACCTTGAAGAGGAGCAGCAGTCTCTTCAGGAGAAGG CTCAGTCAGCTCCTTGGGTTCCTGCCATTCCCCAGGAGGGAAGCACTGGAGACTGGGAGATGGCAGCTGCACTGCTGGCAGCTGGATCACAG GGCCTGGTAACCATTAAGGATGTGTCGCTGTGCTTCTCTCAGGAGGAGTGGCGGAGCCTGGACCCCTCTCAGACAGACTTTTATGGAGAATATGTCATGCAGGAAAACTGTGGGATAGTGGTCTCTCTGA GATTTCCAATTCCCAAACTGGACATGCTTTCTCAACTAGAAGGCGGGGAAGAACAGTGGGTCCCTGATCCCCAAGACTTGGAGGACAGGGACATCCTAAGGGTTACATATACAG GAGATGGAAGTGAGCACGAGGGGGACACCCCTGAACTAGAAGCAGAACCTCCCAGAATGTTATCCAGTGTGTCTGAAGATACTGTTCTCTGGAATCCAGAACAGGATGAAAGCTGGGATTCCATGCCCAGGAGCTCCAGAGGAATGCTCCTGGGCCCACCTTTTCTTCAGGAAGATAGTTTCTCCAACCTTCTGTGTAACACAGAGATGGATTCCCTTTTGAGACCCCACACATGCCCTCAGTGTGGGAAACAGTTTGTGTGGGGCTCCCACCTTGCCAGGCACCAGCAAACCCACACTGGGGAGAGGCCCTACAGCTGCCTCAAGTGTGAGAAGAGCTTTGGGCGAAGACATCACCTGATTCGGCACCAGAAAACCCACCTACATGACAAGCCCAGCAGGTGCTCTGAGTGTGGCAAGAATTTCCGGTGCAACTCTCATCTGGCCAGCCACCAGAGAGTGCATGCAGAAGGCAGATCCTGCAAGCCTCCAGAGGCTGGGGAAAGCACTGGTGCTAGGAAACGGCAGCGTACCCCACCAGTGCCAAAGTGCCATGTGTGCACCGAGTGTGGGAAGAGCTTTGGCCGAAGGCACCACCTGGTGAGACACTGGCTGACCCACACTGGGGAGAAGCCCTTCCAGTGCCCTCGCTGTGAGAAGAGTTTTGGCCGCAAACATCACCTGGACAGGCACTTGCTGACCCACCAGGGACAAAGTCCCCGGAGTAGCTGGGACAGAGGGACATCTGTCTTTTGA